The sequence CAGGGCCTCGTTGCCGTGGGCCTTCTTGGTCGCCTCGAGCTCGGCCAGGGCCTGCGGCCCGGGCGCCACGACCTCGGCGGGCTCCCAGGTCGGGGGGCGCGGGGCCACGTAGAGCAGGGTGACGCGGATGTCGTCGTATGTCTTGAAGAAGCTCTTGATGAAGCGAAGGTTGTAGGAGGCGGTCCGGTCGCCCGAGACGGCCAGCAGGAAGTGCTTTTCCATCGGGATGCTCCGTGGGAGGTTCTGCCGCTATCTTCCCTATGGCAGGCCGCCGGGCATTTTTCAAGGCCGCGCCGGGCAACGGTTGACTTTGCCGGGCCTTGTGCCAATAGTTCCCGCCCATGACGGAACAGAACAATCCCGATGTCTTCACGGTGCCTCAGACCCTCGGCGTGATAGGCGGCGTGCTGCTCCTGGCCTGCGGAGCGGCCTGGCTCACGGCCTGGTTCTACCGCGGCGGCATGTACACGGCCGGCACGGTGATGCTTGTGGTCTTCGTGCCCATGCTCTACCTGCTCTGGTTCATCCTCTACATGAAGCCGTCGGACACGCGCATCCTGGTGGGCGAGGACGGCCTGGTCATCGAGGTGCCGCCCTACTGCACGGTCCGCGTGAGCGCGGACAGCATCCGCAAGGCGTACCGCTGCGACATGCGCAAGGAGTCCCATCTGCAGGGGCTTGCGCGCGACACGGGCACCTCCGTGGGCGGCTACAAGGCGGGCATCTTCAAGGCCGAGGGGCGCGAGGCGGTCATCGTCTCCAGGCGGCGCGACGTGATCTGCCTGGTCACGGACGAGCGGCTCGTGGCGCTCGGGCCGCGCGACCTTTCCGGCCTGGCGGCCGCGCTGGAGCGCCGCCTGGGCCTCTCCGTGGCCTGATCCAAGGGCTTCGGGCGGCGGTGCGGTCGGTCGTGCGGTCGACGGCCGGGGCCGCTTTCGCGGACACTCCCCATTCCCTTGCGAACGTGCTAAAGGCGGGCGCATGAAACGCTTCCTGCTGGCCACGCCCGAGAGCGACGCCGTGCGCACGGTGCGCGAGGCCTTCGGAGGGGAGCTCTCGCTCTCCCTGGCGCACGACTGGCCCTCCCTGCGGGAGAAGGCCGCGCACAGCGTCTTCGACGTCATCCTGGCGGACCTGGGCCTGTTCGGCGCCGTGCCGGGCAAGCTGACCAGCGAGTACCGCGAGCTTCTGCGCACGCTGTGGACGCGCAACCCCCAGGCCGAGATCATCGTCCTGGCGCGCACCGACCAGGTGCGCGAGGCCGTGGGCCTGGTCAAGGCCGGTGCGGGCAACTACCTGACCTATCCGCTGAACAAGGACGAGCTGGTCTACGTGCTCGAGAGCCTTTCGCTCTCGCGCAAGGTGGAGAGCGAGCTGTCCTATTTCCGCGACCAGTTCGTGGTCGGCGACACGCGCCGCGTGGCCCGCATGGAAAGCCCGGTGATGCAGGCGGTCTACGAGAAGGTCAAGCTCGTGGCCCCGACGGGCACCACGGTGCTGCTCATGGGCGAGACCGGCACGGGCAAGGGCGTCATCGCGCGGCTCATCCACTCCCTGTCCGAGCGGCGCGAGGGGCCGTTCATCAGCGTGCACTGCGGCGCCATCCCGGACACGCTCATCGAGTCCGAGCTCTTCGGCCACGAGAAGGGCGCCTTCACGGGCGCGTCGCGCAGGCGCCTGGGCAAGTTCGAGCTGGCCGCGGGCGGGACCATCTTCCTGGACGAGATCGGGACCATCGGGGCGGCCGTGCAGATCAAGATGCTGCAGGTGCTGCAGGAGCGGACCTTCACGCGGCTGGGCGGCGAGACCGAGGTCAAGGCCGAGGCGCGCGTGGTGGCGGCCACGAACATCGACATCAAGGCGCTGGCCGAGGGCGGGGAGTTCCGCAAGGACCTCTACTACCGGCTGAACGTCTTCCCCATCGAGATCCCGCCGCTCAGGGAGCGCGAGGAAGACATCGTGCCGTTGGCCGAGCACTTCCTGGAGCGCCTCTCGCGCACGTATCTCAAGGACGTGCAGGGCTACCACCCCATGGTCATCGAGGCCTTCAACCGCTACGACTGGCCGGGCAACGTGCGCGAGCTCGAGAACCTCGTGGAGCGGGCCTTCATCCTCGAGACCTCGCACATCCTGACGCCCGCGAGCTTTCCCGCCGAGCTCTTCGAGCGGGGGCAGGTGGCCGCGGCCATCCCCCTGGACACCAGCCTGCCCCTGTCCGAGGCCAGGCGGCTGGCCGTGAACAATCTCGAGCGCGCATACCTCACGGAACTTCTCCAGAAAAATCAAGGAGGTGTATCGCGCACTGCACGGGCCGCAGGGGTCACGGAGCGGCAGCTGCACAACCTGATGCAGAAGCACTCCCTGCACAAGGAAGATTTCAAGCCGGAAAGCGGAAACGAGATTTCCGCTCGCCAAAGGAGCAGAAGCTAGATTTCCGATACCCGTTGGCTTATGTAAATAACGTTTTATTTTAAAATGTTATGAAAAAAGGCGAGGCCTCTCCGGGCCCGCTTTTGCTGTCTTCGTCACTTCTCCCCCGCCTGTTTTCCTCCGCCTGTTGAAAAACGATCGGAAATCACATTTCCGGCAGCGTCGTGCGCGATTTCTGAGAAATTCAGTAAATACAGCATGTTGTAACATGGCATAATGGTTGCTCATTTGACTCCCGGCCGCATGGTGCGGCCAGGGGCTGCCACCCGCACAACACCAGGAACGAAGCGATGGAAACCGTCGGCCATTTTTCTTTCGTGCCCAAACGAGGGATCCCGGATGCGCGTGACGCGTCCTCTTCCGTTCCTGCATCCAGCCAGGCGCCTTCGCGGCGCCGCTTTTATTTCCTGACGGGCCGACGCGTCCGGCTGGCCGCGTGGCTGACCCTGCTCCTGGCCGCGCTCTCGGCCGTGGTCCTGACCGTGGAGGGCATGAGCGCCACGTCGGCCGCGGCCACGACCTGCCGCGGCTACGTCTTCGAGGCGGAGAACGCCATCTTCCTCGAGACCGACGACGGCAACATCTACGTGCTCAAGGGCGCGGACTTCTCCAAGTACTTCGACAAGTACGTCGAGGCCGCAGGCGAGGTCCGGGTCAACGAGCACGGCGAGAACGTGCTCACCGTGAAATCCATCAAGGCCATGAAACCCCCGGCGGGCGGTCCCATGGAGGACCAGCCGGCCCAGGGCGGACAATAACCGAAGACCGCGGGAAGACCCTGCGGCACTTGCGAGGAGAAATCGTGAAACACGCGAGGAAAGCGGTCGAAAGCACGGCCGCCGTCATGGAGCCTCCGTCGTCTTCCGTACCCGCCCTGAAAAGCCTGCGCGGGGGCTTCGGCCTGTCCGGCGCCAGGCACCACGGCAAGACTCCCGCCTTCGTCGTGGACGAGGCGCGCGACGCGTTTTGCGCCACCCACTTCCCCCTTGCCACCCGCGAGCAGTGGAGCGACTGGCGCTGGCAGATCAAGAACCGCCTGACCACGGCCGCAGCGCTCTCCCGCATCCTGCCGCTCTCCGCCGACGAGGCCCTGGCGCTCTCCGCGCGCGGCGGGCGCCTGCCCTTTGCGGTCACGCCCTACTATCTTTCCCTCTTCGCCCCGAATTTCGCCGCGGACGGGAACGCGGCGGCGGACGCAGCGCACCCCCTGCGCCGCACCATGATCCCGTCCACGGCGGAGCTTTCGCTCAGCACCTGCGAGACCGCCGACCCCCTGGCCGAGGAGGACGACAGCCCGGTGCCCGGGCTGGTCCACCGCTATCCGGACCGCGCCCTGTTCCTGGCCACGGACTTCTGCTCGGCCTACTGCCGCTACTGCACGCGCTCGCGCCGCGTGGGCAAGGGGCCCTCGCGCGCCCCGGCCACCCACGTCTGGGAGCAGGCGCTCGGCTACATCGCCCGCACCCCGGCGATCCGCGACGTCATCGTCTCCGGCGGCGATCCGCTGACCCTGTCCGACCGCGCCCTGGAGTACCTGCTGACGAGGCTTCGCGCCATCCCGCACGTGGAGGTCATCCGCCTGGGCACCAAGACGCCCATGGTCCTGCCGCAGCGCATCACCCCCTCGCTGGTCAAGATGCTGCGCCGCTTCCACCCCCTGTGGGCGAGCATCCACTGCACGCACCCGAGCGAGTTCACGCCCGAGTCCTCCCAGGCGCTGGAGCGGCTGGCCGACGCGGGGCTGCCGCTCGGCAGCCAGACCGTGCTGCTCGAGGGCGTCAACGACTCTCCCGAGGTCATGGGCGAGCTCATGCGCGGCCTCATGAAGCGGCGCGTGCGGCCCTACTACCTCTACCAGTGCGACCAGGTGCCCGGCACCGGCCACTTCCGCGCCCCGCTCTCGCGCGGCATCGAGATCATCAAGTCCCTTCGCGGCCACACCTCGGGCTACGCCGTGCCGCATCTGGTGGTGGACCTGCCGGGCGGCGGCGGCAAGGCGCCCGTGCTGCCCGAATACCTCTCCGGCGTCTCGGGCGACGAGCTGACCTTCGTGAACTACGAGGGCCGCACCTTCACGAGCCACGACCCGGTCACGGCCGCGCTCATGCGCGACCAGCTCCCGGCGGAGGCCTGAGCCATGAAGATCGGCATCACCTACGACCTGAAAGAGGTCTACCTCCAGGAGGGCTACAGCCCCGAGGAGGTCGCCGAGTTCGACTGCCCGGAGACCGTCCAGGGCATCGAGGAGGCGCTCTGGGCGCTCGGCTGCGACACCGACCCCGTAGGCAACGTGCGGGAGCTGGTGCGCCGCCTGGCGCTGGGCGAGCGCTGGGACATGGTCTTCAACATCGCGGAGGGGCTCTCGGGCTTCGGCCGCGAGTCCCAGGTCCCGGCCCTGCTCGAGGCCTACAGGATTCCCTGCACCTTCTCCGACCCCCTGGTACTCTCGCTGTGCCTGCACAAGGGCATGACCAAGCACGTGCTGCGCGACCGCCGCGTGCCCACGCCCGCCTTCGCGGTCGTCGAGCGGCCCGAGGACGCGGCCCGCGTGGATCTGGCCTACCCCCTGTTCGCCAAGCCCGTGGCCGAGGGCACGAGCAAGGGCGTCTCGGCGCGCTCGCTGTGCCGCACGCCCGCGGAGCTGGCCGAGGTCTGCGCCGAGCTCCTGGACGCCTTCCGTCAGCCCGTGCTGGTGGAGCGCTACCTGCCCGGCCGCGAGTTCACCGTGGGCATCCTGGGCACGGGCGACCACGCCCGCTCGCTCGGCGTCATGGAGGTCCTGCTGCGGGACGGCGCCGAGTCCGGCTCCTATTCGCTCGAGAACAAGTGGAACTACGAGGAGCGGGTGGAATACCGCCTCGTGGACGATCTCGACGCGGCCGCGTCCGCCGGGGTCGCGCTCATGGCCTGGCGGGCCATGGGCTGCCGCGACGGCGGACGCGTGGACGTGCGCCTGGACGAGCACGGCCAGGCCCAGGTCATCGAGCTGAACCCGCTGCCCGGCCTGAACCCGAGCTATTCCGACCTGCCCATCCTCTGCCGTCTGGCGGGCATGCCCTACGTGGACCTCATCGGCGGCATCGTCCGCTCGGCGGCCGAGCGCTCGGGCCTCGCCCTGCCCGACGCCCGCGCGAGCAGGCCGCTGCGTCCCGTGCGGCCCCTGCGCCGGGCCGCCTCTTGAGCGCCGGGCGCCTCCCATGCGCGTAGCCCTGCTTCACAGCCGCGTCGGTCCCGCGGCCGGAGCCGACGACCAGGACACCCTGGCCCAGGCCGCGGCCGTGCGCCGCGCGTTGCGCTCCCTCGGCCACTCGGCCGTGAGCGTGGCCGTGGACCTCGACCTCGGCCCCGCGGCCTGGACGCTGGCGCGTCTGCGGCCGGACGTGGCGGTCAACCTGGTGGAGACCATCGGCGGGGCGGACGGCCTGGCGCACTTCGCGCCCGACCTCCTGGCCCACCTGGGCATCCCCTTCACCGGCTCGGACGGCCCCTCCCTGGTGCTGACCAACGACAAGCCCCTGTGCAAGCGGCTGCTCGTCGCGCGCGGCGTGGCCACACCGGCCTGGGTGGAGGCGGACGGAAGCGCGGGCGGGGAGTTCGCCCCGGGCGAGTTCATCCTCAAGCCCTGCCGCGAGCATGCCTCCAAGGGCATCGACGCGGACTCCGTGGTCCTCGCGGCCACGCCCGGGAACGCGGCGCTCGCGGCGCGCAGGGCCTCGGAGCGGCTGGGCCGTCCCTGCTTCGCCGAGGCCTACGTCGCGGGGCGCGAGTTCGCCGTCTCCCTGCTGGCCGCGGAAGCGGGCGAGGCGGAAGGTGAGCAGGGTGGCGGCGAGGTCGAGGTCCTGCCGCCCGCGGAGATGATCTTCCATGGAAAGTGGGAGCGTCCCCTCCTGACCTACGCGGCCAAGTGGGACCCCGAGAGCCCGGAGTACGAGGCCTCGCGGCGGAGCTTCGAGATTTCGGACGATCCGGCAGAAAACGACCTGCGCGCGAAGCTCGCAAACGCGGCCCGGGCCTGCTGGCAGGCCTTCGGCCTTGCCGGATACGCCCGCGTGGACTTCCGCGTGGACGGACAGGGCCGCCCCCTGGTCATAGACGTCAACGCCAACCCCTGCCTGGCCCCGGACGCCGGATTCGCCGCGGCCTGCGCCGAGGCGGGGCTCACCTACGAGCAGACCGTGGCGCGCATCGTCGCGGCCGCGATCATGCGGAAAACTTTCGGAGCATGAGCATGAGCCTTCGCCTTCGCGACGCCGCGCGAGTCGGCGACCTGCCCGCCGTGGAGGACATCCTCCTCTCGGCCGAGGCCTTCACACCGGGCGAGATAGACGTGGCCAAGGAGCTCGTGCTCGAGCACGCCGCCAAGGGCACGGAGTCCGGCTACCACTTCCTGCTCGCCGACGCGGACGGGCGGACGCAGGGCTACATCTGCTACGGCCCGGACGCCTGCTCGGACGGCGGGGCCTACCACCTCTACTGGATCGCGGTGCACGCGGGAGCGCGCGGCCTGGGCCTGGCCCGGGCGCTGCTCGACGCGGCGCGGGACAGGGCCCTGGCCGCGGGCGGCCGCGCCATGTACGCCGAGACCTCGTCCACGCCGCCCTACGCGGACGCGCGCGGCTTCTACGAGCACACGGGCTTCTTCCTCGAGGCGCGGGTGCGCGACTTCTACAAGCCCGGCGACGACAAGCTGATCTACACGCTGAAGCTGTCCAAGACCTAAGGGAGCGCG comes from Desulfovibrio sp. X2 and encodes:
- a CDS encoding PH domain-containing protein — its product is MTEQNNPDVFTVPQTLGVIGGVLLLACGAAWLTAWFYRGGMYTAGTVMLVVFVPMLYLLWFILYMKPSDTRILVGEDGLVIEVPPYCTVRVSADSIRKAYRCDMRKESHLQGLARDTGTSVGGYKAGIFKAEGREAVIVSRRRDVICLVTDERLVALGPRDLSGLAAALERRLGLSVA
- a CDS encoding sigma-54 dependent transcriptional regulator; translation: MKRFLLATPESDAVRTVREAFGGELSLSLAHDWPSLREKAAHSVFDVILADLGLFGAVPGKLTSEYRELLRTLWTRNPQAEIIVLARTDQVREAVGLVKAGAGNYLTYPLNKDELVYVLESLSLSRKVESELSYFRDQFVVGDTRRVARMESPVMQAVYEKVKLVAPTGTTVLLMGETGTGKGVIARLIHSLSERREGPFISVHCGAIPDTLIESELFGHEKGAFTGASRRRLGKFELAAGGTIFLDEIGTIGAAVQIKMLQVLQERTFTRLGGETEVKAEARVVAATNIDIKALAEGGEFRKDLYYRLNVFPIEIPPLREREEDIVPLAEHFLERLSRTYLKDVQGYHPMVIEAFNRYDWPGNVRELENLVERAFILETSHILTPASFPAELFERGQVAAAIPLDTSLPLSEARRLAVNNLERAYLTELLQKNQGGVSRTARAAGVTERQLHNLMQKHSLHKEDFKPESGNEISARQRSRS
- a CDS encoding DUF5818 domain-containing protein translates to METVGHFSFVPKRGIPDARDASSSVPASSQAPSRRRFYFLTGRRVRLAAWLTLLLAALSAVVLTVEGMSATSAAATTCRGYVFEAENAIFLETDDGNIYVLKGADFSKYFDKYVEAAGEVRVNEHGENVLTVKSIKAMKPPAGGPMEDQPAQGGQ
- a CDS encoding KamA family radical SAM protein, producing MKHARKAVESTAAVMEPPSSSVPALKSLRGGFGLSGARHHGKTPAFVVDEARDAFCATHFPLATREQWSDWRWQIKNRLTTAAALSRILPLSADEALALSARGGRLPFAVTPYYLSLFAPNFAADGNAAADAAHPLRRTMIPSTAELSLSTCETADPLAEEDDSPVPGLVHRYPDRALFLATDFCSAYCRYCTRSRRVGKGPSRAPATHVWEQALGYIARTPAIRDVIVSGGDPLTLSDRALEYLLTRLRAIPHVEVIRLGTKTPMVLPQRITPSLVKMLRRFHPLWASIHCTHPSEFTPESSQALERLADAGLPLGSQTVLLEGVNDSPEVMGELMRGLMKRRVRPYYLYQCDQVPGTGHFRAPLSRGIEIIKSLRGHTSGYAVPHLVVDLPGGGGKAPVLPEYLSGVSGDELTFVNYEGRTFTSHDPVTAALMRDQLPAEA
- a CDS encoding GNAT family N-acetyltransferase → MSLRLRDAARVGDLPAVEDILLSAEAFTPGEIDVAKELVLEHAAKGTESGYHFLLADADGRTQGYICYGPDACSDGGAYHLYWIAVHAGARGLGLARALLDAARDRALAAGGRAMYAETSSTPPYADARGFYEHTGFFLEARVRDFYKPGDDKLIYTLKLSKT